The following are encoded in a window of Paenibacillaceae bacterium GAS479 genomic DNA:
- a CDS encoding DNA polymerase-4, with translation MSGKSDGVARKGRVILHLDMNAFYCSVHEAEQPGLYTGKPTAVAGSVEQRKGIIVTCSYPARARGVRTGMTVRQGLKLCPELILISPDFDLYRRYSRGFMEIAGMYSPLLEAVSIDECYLDITGSTLFGSPLDIAETIQTRIRMELKIPCSVGVGPNKLLAKMGSDMKKPAGLTVLRIRDVPRLLWDKPCDQLFGVGRKTADKLRRLNIRTIGQLAQADAALLTGQFGVYGASMKEAANGIDHSLVREVREASKSVGHTTTLPENVDTRQEVHRVFLNLADQTARRMRRKGFVAGGVQITVRLPDMATYTRSRMLDKPVEDASKIHHEACRLFDEHWPKMVPVRLLGITLHSLQPKSSVAVQLDLFSYENDPKREALTKAMDAMRDKYGESAILTAGMLGDDPSTLIRNRKIRGTSLQIDEDFVIN, from the coding sequence ATGAGTGGAAAGAGCGACGGTGTGGCGAGAAAAGGCAGAGTCATTCTTCATCTGGATATGAACGCTTTTTATTGCTCGGTGCATGAAGCGGAGCAACCTGGACTTTATACGGGTAAGCCAACTGCAGTTGCCGGCAGCGTTGAGCAACGCAAGGGCATCATCGTCACCTGCTCCTATCCGGCCCGTGCAAGGGGCGTCCGCACCGGCATGACCGTTCGCCAGGGGCTGAAGCTCTGTCCAGAGCTGATTCTCATCTCTCCTGACTTCGATTTGTACCGCCGTTACTCCAGAGGATTCATGGAGATTGCTGGTATGTACAGTCCTTTGTTAGAGGCGGTATCGATCGACGAGTGTTATCTCGATATAACCGGTTCCACGCTGTTCGGCTCTCCACTGGACATCGCTGAGACGATTCAAACGCGCATTCGGATGGAATTAAAGATACCCTGCTCTGTGGGGGTAGGTCCTAATAAGCTGTTGGCCAAAATGGGCTCGGATATGAAAAAGCCTGCGGGGCTTACGGTGCTGCGCATCCGCGACGTTCCTCGGCTGCTTTGGGACAAACCTTGCGATCAGTTGTTCGGCGTCGGCCGCAAGACGGCAGACAAGCTACGGCGGCTAAATATCCGCACAATTGGACAGCTTGCTCAGGCTGACGCGGCGCTCTTGACGGGCCAGTTCGGCGTGTATGGAGCGTCGATGAAGGAAGCGGCCAACGGCATTGACCACTCGCTGGTGCGCGAGGTGAGAGAGGCCAGCAAGTCCGTCGGACATACAACAACTCTTCCTGAAAATGTAGACACCCGGCAAGAGGTTCATCGCGTGTTTCTCAATTTAGCTGACCAGACTGCCCGTCGCATGAGGCGTAAGGGCTTCGTAGCCGGCGGAGTGCAAATTACTGTTCGTTTACCGGATATGGCGACGTATACACGTTCCCGGATGCTGGACAAACCGGTCGAGGATGCATCGAAGATTCATCATGAGGCTTGCCGTCTTTTTGATGAGCATTGGCCCAAAATGGTCCCTGTGCGGCTTCTCGGCATTACGCTTCATAGCTTGCAGCCTAAAAGCAGTGTTGCTGTACAGCTGGATCTGTTCAGCTATGAGAACGACCCGAAGCGGGAAGCTTTGACCAAAGCGATGGATGCGATGCGCGACAAATACGGTGAAAGCGCAATTTTAACAGCGGGTATGCTTGGCGATGATCCTTCGACACTGATTCGCAACCGTAAGATTAGGGGTACATCCTTGCAAATCGATGAGGATTTTGTTATAAATTGA
- a CDS encoding (R)-citramalate synthase, whose translation MTQAISIFDTTLRDGTQGEGISLSADDKLKIAQKLDELGVHYIEGGNPGSNSKDIEFFQRVQKLGLQAKITAFGSTRRKNSVAEQDTSLIRIAESGVQAATLVGKSWDFHVHKALGTTLEENLSMIFDSIAYLKQRGLEAIFDAEHFFDGFKNNPEYAVAVLKRARAAGADWLVMCDTNGGTMPGEISEIVRHVRSEINAPLGIHTHNDCELAVANTLAAVQAGATQVQGTINGYGERCGNANLCSILPSLELKLGYNTVGNDKLRLLTSTARYISEIANVSMPVGQPYVGNAAFAHKGGIHVSAILKDSKTYEHIEPDLVGNKQRILVSELAGQSNVISKAQELGLDINSNNDNTKSIIERIKDLEHQGYQFEAADASLELLLRDAFGGLNEVFAVETFKILLEKTVHGMSTEAIVKLRVGEESVYTAAEGNGPVNALDNALRKALLPFYPRINDIHLADYKVRVLDEKDATAAKVRVLIESSDFASSWNTVGVSGNVIEASWEALLDSIRYALLGMDRMESGTGEDSLRSRTGVINH comes from the coding sequence ATGACCCAGGCCATCTCCATCTTCGATACTACCCTGAGGGACGGCACCCAAGGCGAAGGGATCAGCCTGTCTGCGGACGACAAGCTCAAGATTGCCCAGAAGCTCGATGAACTGGGAGTTCATTATATTGAAGGCGGCAATCCGGGCAGCAACAGCAAGGACATCGAATTTTTCCAAAGGGTGCAAAAGCTTGGGCTGCAGGCCAAAATTACTGCCTTTGGCAGCACACGGCGCAAAAACAGCGTGGCTGAGCAGGATACCAGTCTGATCCGCATCGCCGAGTCAGGTGTGCAGGCCGCCACACTGGTCGGCAAGTCATGGGATTTCCACGTCCACAAGGCGCTTGGGACGACGCTGGAAGAGAATTTGTCTATGATCTTCGACTCCATTGCCTATCTTAAACAGCGTGGTCTTGAAGCGATTTTCGACGCGGAGCATTTCTTTGACGGGTTCAAAAACAACCCGGAATACGCTGTCGCTGTGCTGAAGCGCGCTCGCGCAGCAGGTGCGGATTGGCTCGTGATGTGCGATACGAATGGCGGCACGATGCCAGGAGAAATCTCCGAGATCGTTCGCCATGTAAGATCTGAGATTAACGCTCCACTCGGCATTCATACTCATAATGACTGCGAGCTGGCCGTTGCCAACACGCTGGCGGCTGTGCAAGCGGGAGCAACGCAGGTGCAGGGAACGATCAACGGATACGGTGAGCGTTGCGGCAATGCCAATCTTTGCTCCATCCTGCCAAGCCTTGAACTGAAGCTTGGTTACAACACGGTAGGCAACGACAAGCTTCGCCTGCTCACCTCAACGGCACGTTATATTAGCGAGATCGCTAACGTGAGCATGCCTGTCGGCCAGCCGTATGTCGGCAATGCTGCTTTCGCCCATAAGGGTGGAATCCATGTCTCGGCCATTCTCAAAGACTCCAAAACATACGAGCATATCGAGCCTGATCTGGTCGGCAACAAACAGCGTATCCTCGTCTCCGAGCTGGCTGGACAGAGCAACGTTATCTCCAAAGCGCAGGAGCTTGGACTGGACATTAACAGCAATAATGACAACACCAAATCCATTATCGAGCGAATCAAGGACCTTGAACATCAGGGCTATCAGTTCGAGGCGGCGGATGCCAGTCTGGAGCTGTTGCTGCGCGATGCCTTTGGCGGCCTGAACGAAGTGTTTGCCGTAGAAACGTTCAAAATCCTCCTCGAGAAAACGGTGCACGGAATGTCTACAGAGGCGATCGTTAAGCTGCGAGTCGGTGAAGAATCTGTTTATACCGCAGCCGAAGGCAATGGTCCTGTTAACGCATTAGACAATGCGCTGCGTAAGGCATTGCTGCCATTTTATCCACGCATTAATGATATCCATCTGGCGGATTACAAGGTACGTGTGTTGGACGAGAAGGACGCCACAGCAGCCAAAGTACGCGTGCTGATTGAGTCCAGCGACTTCGCCAGCAGTTGGAATACCGTCGGTGTATCCGGCAATGTGATCGAAGCGAGCTGGGAAGCTTTGCTGGACAGCATCCGCTATGCGCTGCTCGGCATGGATCGGATGGAATCCGGAACAGGAGAAGACTCTCTCCGCAGCCGCACAGGAGTCATCAATCACTAA
- a CDS encoding Thiol-disulfide isomerase or thioredoxin produces the protein MKRFTTIGILLVAVLLGVWIWMDRADMPLGGIAAITGNGEAKPKTGYDAPAFSLTGLDEQTYAVQGARTKPVFVNFWASWCGPCDLEAPDLQELYLKYGDQIDFYGVNSTSYDRERDARKFVDEKKLTFPIPMDRSGDVTKLYKVSNFPTTVLIGTDGKVKDRITGVIPIAQWEQKLDDLLKSP, from the coding sequence ATGAAACGATTCACTACAATAGGAATTCTACTGGTGGCTGTTTTGCTTGGAGTATGGATTTGGATGGATCGCGCTGACATGCCGCTTGGAGGAATCGCAGCTATTACCGGTAATGGCGAGGCCAAACCAAAAACGGGTTATGACGCGCCTGCGTTTAGCTTAACGGGTCTTGATGAACAGACTTATGCGGTGCAAGGAGCCAGAACAAAACCGGTTTTTGTTAACTTTTGGGCTTCCTGGTGCGGGCCATGTGATCTTGAGGCGCCTGATTTGCAGGAGCTTTACCTCAAATATGGCGACCAGATAGATTTTTACGGCGTCAATTCCACTAGTTATGACCGGGAACGCGATGCACGCAAGTTTGTCGATGAGAAAAAGCTTACCTTCCCGATCCCGATGGACCGGAGTGGCGACGTAACCAAGCTGTATAAAGTCAGCAATTTCCCGACTACAGTGCTGATCGGTACAGACGGCAAGGTGAAGGATCGCATCACTGGCGTCATTCCAATAGCTCAATGGGAACAAAAGCTGGATGATCTGCTGAAGAGTCCTTAA
- a CDS encoding Proteasome lid subunit RPN8/RPN11, contains Jab1/MPN metalloenzyme (JAMM) motif yields MPSSASYTAFITSEALQKLKLLCHQELPKEACGLTACRIDDPERVVSAILPMHNTHPKPEHHFKFDPAEWVRTLFLLSQSQYSLTGFYHSHPAGPPSPSNEDLSHPLWSSPASVKEPFSGAEGLQKLQMWIVSLADPATTEITVFASSSNGMRRLMLTEISV; encoded by the coding sequence ATGCCCTCGTCTGCATCATATACAGCTTTTATTACATCCGAAGCGTTACAGAAGCTGAAACTACTTTGCCATCAAGAGCTTCCCAAGGAAGCATGCGGCCTAACCGCCTGCCGGATCGATGATCCCGAGCGAGTCGTATCAGCTATTCTGCCTATGCACAATACTCATCCCAAGCCGGAGCATCATTTCAAGTTCGATCCTGCGGAGTGGGTTCGGACGCTATTTCTTCTATCTCAATCCCAATATAGCCTCACTGGCTTCTATCATTCCCATCCTGCTGGTCCGCCATCCCCTTCCAACGAGGACCTCTCTCATCCCTTGTGGAGTTCTCCTGCTAGCGTAAAAGAACCCTTCAGCGGGGCTGAAGGGCTGCAAAAGCTGCAAATGTGGATTGTATCGCTGGCTGATCCAGCCACAACCGAAATTACCGTCTTCGCCTCATCTTCGAATGGAATGAGACGATTAATGCTGACTGAGATAAGCGTATAG
- a CDS encoding DNA polymerase-3 subunit epsilon, with amino-acid sequence MKDSKGVSRMWQLYKMGGVTPAIASMLGAQNAQQMAFMRAVNRDLRKQSLLDTPFAELETVVFDLETTGFYPYNGDEIISFGAVLLRGGAIVEGKTFYSLVNPKRKVPLHITELTGITSSMAEDAPELMDVLHQFMEFCGKRLLIAHGSGHDKQFLNAALWKTFKCNLTHRVLDTMMVAKWLNPGREAYGLDELLEEEGIPITQRHHALEDCFMQTKLWQTYLERIRSRNIHTLSDLYAYLSQH; translated from the coding sequence ATGAAAGATAGCAAAGGTGTCAGCCGAATGTGGCAGCTATACAAAATGGGGGGCGTAACGCCGGCCATTGCGTCCATGTTGGGAGCGCAGAATGCGCAGCAGATGGCATTCATGCGCGCGGTGAACCGTGATTTGCGTAAGCAGTCCTTGCTGGATACCCCTTTTGCTGAGCTGGAGACGGTTGTATTCGATCTTGAGACGACGGGGTTCTATCCTTACAACGGAGATGAGATTATTAGCTTTGGCGCGGTGCTTTTGCGAGGCGGAGCTATAGTTGAAGGCAAAACGTTCTACAGTCTTGTTAATCCAAAGCGAAAAGTTCCACTGCATATTACCGAGCTGACGGGAATCACCAGTTCGATGGCAGAGGATGCGCCAGAGCTCATGGATGTGCTTCATCAATTCATGGAGTTCTGCGGCAAGCGGCTGCTTATTGCCCATGGCAGCGGACATGACAAGCAGTTTTTGAACGCTGCATTATGGAAAACGTTCAAGTGCAATTTGACCCATCGCGTGTTGGATACGATGATGGTAGCCAAATGGCTCAATCCCGGCCGGGAAGCGTACGGTCTGGATGAGCTGCTCGAAGAGGAAGGCATTCCGATTACTCAACGTCATCATGCGTTGGAGGATTGTTTTATGCAAACAAAGCTATGGCAGACTTATTTGGAGCGGATTCGTTCCCGCAATATTCATACTCTCAGCGATCTATACGCTTATCTCAGTCAGCATTAA
- a CDS encoding CBS domain-containing protein: protein MTDPGWQQLLHGIAHADDSASLHRLRELVHDRMVARLPLQGTERFYAELNDAHDAFVRRAIQLAQFELARLGKGVPPVPFAYLLFGSGGRREQTLLSDQDSGIIYADSLSEAEQEKSREYFTALSDRIVQLLLETGYPLCEGNVLSSNKEWCRSLSSWRVKLNGWFEEPAWEAVRYLLIVADSRCVYGEMGLHNELKDDFYGDVIRQPIIVKRMLENTMKHKVLLNIFGQLLREQYGEDAGSIDIKYGAYIPMVNAIRLLAIEANLREASTLDRIRSLEKLGLVQPGEAAECIETFQLFLGLRMMTTEKIENGQYTTNGKLSSSKLSKEMAEKLKNGLRLGKKLQRKVYRHTMSRL from the coding sequence ATGACAGATCCAGGATGGCAGCAGCTGCTGCATGGAATCGCCCATGCTGATGATTCCGCCAGCCTGCATCGCCTCCGTGAACTTGTCCACGACCGAATGGTTGCACGGCTGCCCCTGCAAGGGACCGAACGATTTTACGCAGAGCTGAATGACGCGCATGACGCCTTTGTCCGGCGCGCCATTCAGCTAGCACAATTTGAACTGGCACGGCTCGGGAAAGGTGTTCCCCCCGTGCCTTTTGCTTATTTATTGTTTGGAAGCGGCGGGCGCAGGGAGCAGACCTTGCTTAGCGATCAGGACAGCGGCATTATTTATGCCGACTCGCTGAGTGAAGCGGAACAGGAAAAAAGCCGTGAGTATTTTACCGCCTTATCGGATCGAATTGTCCAACTGCTGCTTGAAACAGGATACCCGCTCTGTGAAGGAAATGTACTGAGCAGCAACAAGGAATGGTGCCGCTCACTTTCCAGTTGGCGTGTTAAGCTGAATGGCTGGTTTGAGGAGCCGGCATGGGAAGCGGTTCGTTACCTGCTTATTGTGGCGGACAGCCGCTGTGTATATGGTGAGATGGGGCTTCATAATGAGCTTAAGGATGATTTTTATGGTGATGTGATCCGGCAACCGATTATCGTTAAGCGCATGCTGGAGAACACGATGAAACATAAGGTTCTGCTCAATATTTTTGGACAGCTGCTTCGAGAACAGTATGGGGAAGATGCCGGCAGCATTGATATTAAATATGGTGCGTATATTCCAATGGTAAATGCAATTCGACTGCTCGCGATTGAAGCCAATCTGAGGGAGGCATCTACCCTTGACCGAATTCGCAGCCTGGAGAAGCTTGGCTTGGTTCAGCCAGGGGAGGCAGCGGAGTGTATCGAGACATTCCAGCTGTTCCTTGGGCTTCGAATGATGACTACCGAGAAGATCGAGAACGGCCAGTACACGACCAATGGCAAGCTATCATCGAGCAAGCTCAGCAAAGAGATGGCCGAGAAACTGAAAAACGGCCTAAGGCTAGGGAAAAAGCTGCAGCGCAAGGTGTACCGCCATACGATGAGCAGGCTGTGA
- a CDS encoding ammonium transporter: MIKKMLISISAMLVLFPTMAFAEDPSGATLNMGLNSLWVMLSAILVLLMQGGFILLETGSTRMKNAGHVAGKTIFTVGLCSLIYWAVGYGVAFGASGNEFFGWGDFLFDPSKVSVENALPPTIFFLFQLAFAAVSLSIAWGGFAERAKFSVYLIFTILFTALIYPVVAHWIWGGGFLYQDGAQDFAGSTVVHLTGAMAALAGTILLKPRIGKFNRDGSANEILGHNQVFTALSVLILWVGWFGFNAGSTLAIGDGFFGYVAFNTQLGAAGGAVAAMLISWAVLGKTDIGTTLNGALAGLVAITASCAFVDPWAAVVIGLVAGVLVFYSTRFFEKIRIDDPIYALSVHGAAGIWGTLANGIFATEELATKLNTGKGGLIDTGSWDQLWVQIESVAVSGAYAFAVSFIILAVMKKVMGLRVTEEQEIAGLDLSEHGNYGYPEQLKKSSTPNIGA, encoded by the coding sequence ATGATTAAAAAAATGTTGATATCCATTAGCGCTATGTTGGTGCTTTTCCCAACGATGGCGTTTGCGGAGGATCCTTCGGGTGCAACGCTCAACATGGGCCTTAACTCGCTGTGGGTTATGCTTTCAGCGATTCTGGTTCTGCTTATGCAAGGAGGATTCATCCTGCTTGAAACTGGCTCCACTCGTATGAAAAATGCCGGCCATGTAGCAGGCAAAACAATATTCACTGTAGGATTATGTTCCCTCATCTATTGGGCGGTAGGTTATGGAGTTGCGTTTGGAGCTTCAGGAAATGAATTTTTTGGCTGGGGAGACTTCCTGTTCGATCCATCCAAGGTTTCGGTTGAAAATGCTTTGCCTCCAACAATTTTCTTCCTGTTCCAGCTTGCTTTTGCTGCTGTATCCCTCTCGATTGCCTGGGGCGGATTTGCAGAACGCGCTAAGTTCTCTGTTTATCTGATTTTCACCATTTTGTTTACAGCACTTATTTATCCAGTTGTTGCACATTGGATTTGGGGCGGCGGTTTCCTTTACCAAGACGGTGCACAAGATTTTGCAGGCTCCACCGTTGTTCACTTGACCGGGGCAATGGCAGCTCTGGCAGGCACGATCTTGCTGAAGCCCCGTATCGGCAAATTCAACAGGGACGGCTCCGCCAATGAGATTCTCGGACATAATCAAGTGTTCACGGCGCTGTCCGTGTTAATCTTATGGGTTGGCTGGTTCGGCTTCAACGCGGGTAGTACGCTTGCTATAGGCGATGGATTTTTCGGTTATGTAGCTTTTAATACTCAACTGGGTGCAGCTGGCGGCGCTGTAGCGGCGATGCTGATTTCCTGGGCTGTTCTTGGCAAAACCGACATCGGCACAACGCTGAATGGTGCTCTGGCTGGCCTTGTCGCTATTACCGCATCTTGTGCGTTTGTTGATCCATGGGCTGCCGTTGTAATCGGCCTTGTAGCTGGCGTCCTTGTATTCTACAGCACTCGTTTCTTCGAAAAAATCAGGATCGACGATCCAATCTACGCTCTGTCTGTTCATGGCGCTGCGGGCATCTGGGGTACGCTGGCAAATGGTATCTTTGCTACTGAAGAATTAGCCACTAAGCTCAATACCGGCAAGGGCGGCTTGATCGACACGGGATCTTGGGATCAGCTTTGGGTGCAGATTGAGAGTGTCGCCGTCAGCGGTGCGTATGCCTTTGCTGTCAGCTTCATCATTCTGGCCGTTATGAAGAAGGTTATGGGTCTGCGTGTAACGGAAGAACAGGAGATTGCCGGCCTCGACTTGAGTGAGCATGGCAATTACGGCTACCCGGAGCAGCTCAAAAAATCCTCCACTCCTAATATCGGAGCTTGA
- a CDS encoding DNA-binding transcriptional regulator, MerR family yields the protein MADNLLKIGELSKQAQVSSRTIDYYTKLGLIHPESRSEGNYRLYSTETLERLRRIEQLKKEKYTLDEIKQALDSWNDVSSVSQVTQRLSDLQLHLSQLEREVKELEPVIQNLKPKQANKAVKRLIPQTAACIEALMLILNKGNFM from the coding sequence ATGGCTGATAATCTGCTCAAGATCGGAGAATTGTCCAAGCAGGCTCAGGTCAGCTCAAGAACAATCGATTACTATACGAAGCTTGGCCTGATTCATCCAGAGAGCCGCAGTGAAGGCAATTATCGTCTTTATAGCACTGAAACCTTAGAACGGCTTAGACGTATAGAACAGTTGAAGAAAGAAAAATATACGTTGGACGAAATCAAGCAAGCTCTCGATAGCTGGAACGATGTTTCATCTGTGTCACAAGTCACTCAAAGGCTTAGCGATCTCCAACTTCATCTAAGTCAACTTGAGCGAGAAGTGAAAGAGCTTGAACCCGTCATTCAGAATCTTAAGCCGAAGCAAGCCAATAAAGCCGTTAAGCGACTCATTCCGCAAACTGCGGCTTGTATTGAGGCGCTTATGCTGATTCTGAACAAAGGCAATTTCATGTAA
- a CDS encoding rhomboid protease GluP — translation MIFLRYESFRGYLKAYPVTSVLIALNLILFAGQILTNDRITGELSFLQWSNFSGYADNSYGLQEPWRYVTSMFVHGSMQHLFFNMFALLVFAPPLERLIGSWRYTLLYLLSGIAGNVLSAVAITGVQQSLGASGAIYGVYGAYLFMALHRKGMMDESSAKTVYMILGLGVVSLLFYSNINWWAHLGGLIGGYLIYAAMDNKEKYRRARYR, via the coding sequence ATGATTTTTCTGCGCTATGAAAGCTTTCGCGGTTATCTGAAGGCATATCCAGTAACATCGGTTTTGATTGCACTGAACCTGATCTTGTTCGCGGGACAGATATTAACTAATGATCGGATTACCGGGGAGCTTTCGTTCCTGCAATGGAGTAACTTCTCTGGATATGCTGACAATTCTTATGGACTGCAGGAACCATGGCGTTATGTAACCTCAATGTTTGTACACGGTAGTATGCAGCATTTGTTTTTCAATATGTTTGCCTTGCTCGTATTCGCACCTCCATTAGAGCGATTGATCGGAAGCTGGCGATATACGCTGCTGTATCTCTTGAGTGGCATTGCCGGCAATGTTCTGAGCGCAGTCGCTATTACCGGGGTACAACAGTCTCTGGGTGCTTCAGGAGCGATTTACGGCGTATATGGCGCTTATCTGTTCATGGCGCTGCATCGTAAAGGTATGATGGATGAAAGCTCGGCCAAAACCGTCTATATGATACTAGGACTTGGCGTCGTTTCGTTGCTTTTCTACTCCAATATCAACTGGTGGGCGCATCTGGGCGGCCTAATCGGAGGATATCTGATCTATGCAGCTATGGACAATAAGGAAAAATATCGTCGGGCCAGATACCGCTGA
- a CDS encoding thiol peroxidase, atypical 2-Cys peroxiredoxin, with the protein MAQERQASLKGNPITLVGPQLQVGDKAPDFTLNKSLVDTVSLADYAGKIKLISVVPSIDTGVCDAQTRRFNEEATKLGDNVAVLTVSVDLPFAQARWCGAAGIDNVVLLSDYKSNEFGQAYGVLIKELKLDMRAIFVIDANDTIQYVEVLGEMTEHPNYEAAIEAVRALQ; encoded by the coding sequence ATGGCACAGGAACGTCAAGCAAGCTTAAAGGGCAACCCGATTACTTTGGTTGGTCCACAGCTTCAAGTAGGGGATAAAGCTCCGGATTTCACCCTAAACAAATCTCTCGTCGACACGGTCAGCCTTGCTGACTATGCTGGTAAAATCAAGCTGATTAGCGTCGTTCCTTCGATTGACACCGGCGTATGTGACGCTCAAACTCGCCGCTTCAACGAAGAAGCAACTAAGCTTGGAGACAACGTAGCTGTTCTCACCGTCAGCGTCGATCTGCCGTTTGCACAAGCTCGCTGGTGCGGCGCCGCTGGAATCGATAACGTTGTCCTTCTCTCCGATTACAAAAGCAACGAATTCGGACAAGCTTATGGTGTCCTGATCAAGGAATTAAAACTTGATATGCGCGCAATCTTCGTCATTGATGCCAACGACACGATTCAATATGTCGAAGTTCTCGGCGAAATGACCGAACACCCAAATTATGAAGCAGCTATTGAAGCCGTACGCGCCCTTCAATAA
- a CDS encoding Uncharacterized membrane protein YesL has product MEMKGVMGGFYRISEWIMRLAVINLLWIICSIPFAFLVLTAFLSTGVEGVDVTQSFFSWMFLAILASPFTLFPATTAMFGVARKWVMGDVDVPLFKTYFRNYKENYVQSMIGGILYALLFAIMIVDYRVYMNNPSLQIVSYIFIGLMLLLSISVFNFFSMVVHYHMKTFQLIKNAILITIGRPFRSFSTAIVSGFVLYISFTKFTFLIPFFMGSIIAYFAFWNFYLVYQKVQDQMEAKKRQAEEEEADLVDNELGEGTKK; this is encoded by the coding sequence ATGGAAATGAAAGGTGTAATGGGAGGCTTTTACCGAATATCCGAATGGATCATGAGGCTTGCGGTAATCAACCTTCTCTGGATTATCTGTTCCATACCGTTTGCTTTTTTAGTACTTACCGCATTTCTTTCCACAGGCGTCGAAGGTGTAGATGTAACGCAGAGCTTTTTTAGTTGGATGTTCTTGGCGATTCTTGCTTCTCCTTTTACATTGTTTCCGGCAACGACGGCTATGTTCGGCGTAGCTCGCAAATGGGTGATGGGGGATGTAGACGTACCTCTGTTCAAGACGTATTTCCGCAACTACAAGGAAAATTATGTTCAAAGCATGATTGGCGGCATTCTTTACGCTCTTTTGTTCGCCATCATGATCGTGGACTACCGTGTGTACATGAACAATCCAAGCTTACAAATTGTATCCTATATTTTCATCGGTTTGATGCTTCTGCTGTCGATATCTGTCTTCAACTTCTTCTCGATGGTTGTACACTATCACATGAAAACGTTCCAACTGATCAAAAATGCGATTCTGATCACGATTGGCAGGCCGTTCCGTTCCTTCTCTACGGCCATTGTAAGCGGGTTCGTTCTTTATATCAGCTTCACGAAGTTTACGTTTCTGATTCCGTTTTTCATGGGCAGCATCATCGCCTATTTTGCTTTCTGGAACTTCTACCTCGTGTATCAAAAGGTACAGGATCAGATGGAGGCGAAGAAGCGCCAGGCAGAAGAAGAGGAAGCGGATCTCGTAGACAACGAGCTTGGCGAAGGCACCAAAAAGTAG
- a CDS encoding conserved hypothetical tiny transmembrane protein yields MGYGGLGGCNSTGAILVLFILLVIIVSAFCW; encoded by the coding sequence ATGGGTTACGGAGGTTTAGGCGGTTGCAACAGCACTGGAGCCATTCTTGTCCTGTTCATTCTTTTGGTTATTATCGTGAGTGCATTCTGCTGGTAA